The genomic segment GCACGAGCTGGAAGAACGACACCTCCAGGAGCACGACGACGGCGTGCGCGAGCGTCGCGCGCGCTCCCTCCAGGACCTGCAGCTCGGCCCCCTCGACGTCGACCTTGACCACGAACGGCGCGGCGAGCCCGTGCTCGGCGACGAGGTCGTCGACCCGCACGACCGGCACCGTGCGCCGCGCCGCGGGCTCGCCCCCCGGGTCGCGGTCGCCGAGCACCGACGAGCACGCCAGCACCCGGTGCACCGCGATCTCCAGCTCGCCCGGCGCGGGGCCGCCGGCGGCCAGGACGTAGCGCGAGCCCGGTCGCGCGGCCACGATCGTCCGCAGGTCGTGCTCGTGCTCGACCAGCGGTTCGACGAGCAGCAGCGGCACGCCGGGGAACGCGTCGTAGAGCTCGGGGGTGCCGCGGGCGACGCCCACGTCGACGATCGTGGCCGGCGCGACGCCGAGCCCGCGCAGGTGGGCCAGCACCTCGGGCAGCGTGCGCCGCGGTCCGCCGCCGCCGGCGCGGGAGACCTCGACGCCCACGCGCCGCAGCGCCCCGCGTGCCGCCGCGACCGCCCGCGCCCTCATCCGGAGCGGTGGCCGGCGGCGAGCACCCACGCCGCGAAGGCGCCCTGCAGGGGCAGGCGCGCCAGCAGCGTGGTGCGGCCACCGGGGATGTCCGGGTAGCGCTCGGCGTGGCGCGCCATGTGCACGTTGGCCGGGAAGACGCCCGCCAGCGTGGCGACGAGCCATCGGCCGGCCCAGCGGCGGACGCGCGGGTCGGCCGCCATGAGCCCCGCCCCTCCGGCGATCTCGGCGACGCCGCTGGCGTACACGAGCGCCCGGTGAGCGGGCAGCCCGTCGGGCATGATCGCCTCGTAGAGCCGGGGCTTGAGGAAGTGCAGCAGGCCGGCCACCACGAACGCGGGCCCGGCGCTGCGGGTCAGGACGCGCATCACGCCGGGACCCTACGCTGTCGAGCGCGATGGCCGAGATCACCGTCTACGAGAAGCCCACCTGCTCGACGTGCCGCAGGCTCGTCGCCCTCCTGCGCGAGCGCGGGGTCGACTTCGACTCGGTGGACTACCACGTCGGCGGCCTGGCCGAGGACGAGCTGCGCGGCCTGCTGGACAAGGCGGGGCTGCGCCCCGTCGACGTCCTGCGCCGCCGCGAGGCGCCCGCGGCGGGCCGCGACGCCGACGCGCTCGCGGCCCTGGACGACGACGCGCTCATCGCCGAGATGGTCGCCCACCCGCCGCTCGTGGAGCGCCCGATCGTCGTCCGCGGCGACCGCGCCGTCCTCGCCCGGCCCGTCGAGCGCGTCCTCGAGCTGCTCGACGACGTCTAGGCTGGGCGCCATGCCCCTGGTCTACCGCGAGTCGCTCCCCGAGCAGGAGCCGCTCGGAACGCTGCTCATGGTGCACGGCTACCCCGAGTCCTCCTACATGTGGCGCGGGCTGCTGGAGGCCACCGCCCGGGCGGGATGGCAGGCCGTGGCGCCCGACCTGCCCGGCTACGGCGACTCGCCGTACGCGGGGTCGGGGACCTGGCAGGCGCACATCGACGCCCTCGACGCGTTCCACCGCGAGCAGGAGCTGGGCGAGGTCGTCCTCGTCGTCCATGACTGGGGCGGGCTCATC from the Baekduia soli genome contains:
- a CDS encoding FkbM family methyltransferase; amino-acid sequence: MRARAVAAARGALRRVGVEVSRAGGGGPRRTLPEVLAHLRGLGVAPATIVDVGVARGTPELYDAFPGVPLLLVEPLVEHEHDLRTIVAARPGSRYVLAAGGPAPGELEIAVHRVLACSSVLGDRDPGGEPAARRTVPVVRVDDLVAEHGLAAPFVVKVDVEGAELQVLEGARATLAHAVVVLLEVSFFQLVPGGAELADVVAWMRDAGFAAYDLYHGHLRPLDGALAQVDMAFVRADGPLRADHRYATPQQADALYRRWGL
- a CDS encoding DoxX family protein; this encodes MRVLTRSAGPAFVVAGLLHFLKPRLYEAIMPDGLPAHRALVYASGVAEIAGGAGLMAADPRVRRWAGRWLVATLAGVFPANVHMARHAERYPDIPGGRTTLLARLPLQGAFAAWVLAAGHRSG
- a CDS encoding ArsC/Spx/MgsR family protein, with protein sequence MAEITVYEKPTCSTCRRLVALLRERGVDFDSVDYHVGGLAEDELRGLLDKAGLRPVDVLRRREAPAAGRDADALAALDDDALIAEMVAHPPLVERPIVVRGDRAVLARPVERVLELLDDV